Proteins from one Setaria italica strain Yugu1 chromosome V, Setaria_italica_v2.0, whole genome shotgun sequence genomic window:
- the LOC101756369 gene encoding GTP-binding nuclear protein Ran-1: MALPNQQTVDYPSFKLVIVGDGGTGKTTFVKRHLTGEFEKKYEPTIGVEVHPLDFHTNCGKIRFYCWDTAGQEKFGGLRDGYYIHGQCGIIMFDVTSRLTYKNVPTWHRDLCRVCENIPIVLCGNKVDVKNRQVKAKQVTFHRKKSLQYYEVSAKSNYNFEKPFLYLAKKLAGDANLHFVESPALRPPDVTIDMVAQQQHEADLVIAAAQPLPDDDDDLIE; encoded by the exons ATG GCGCTCCCAAATCAGCAGACAGTCGACTACCCCAGCTTCAAGCTCGTCATCGTCGGCGACGGGGGCACCG GCAAGACCACCTTCGTGAAGAGGCATCTGACTGGCGAGTTTGAGAAGAAGTATGAAC CCACCATTGGTGTTGAGGTCCATCCCTTGGATTTCCACACCAACTGCGGGAAGATCCGCTTCTACTGCTGGGACACTGCAGGGCAGGAGAAGTTTGGTGGGCTCAGGGATGGATACTA CATCCACGGGCAGTGTGGTATCATTATGTTTGATGTAACTTCACGGCTGACTTACAAGAACGTTCCAACTTGGCACCGTGATTTATGCAG GGTCTGTGAAAACATCCCTATTGTGCTTTGTGGGAACAAGGTCGATGTGAAGAATAGGCAGGTCAAAGCAAAGCAGGTGACTTTCCACAGGAAGAAGAGCCTGCAGTACTACGAGGTCTCAGCTAAGAGCAACTACAACTTCGAGAAGCCTTTCTTGTaccttgccaagaagcttgCCGG TGATGCCAATCTCCACTTTGTTGAAAGCCCTGCTCTCCGTCCTCCAGATGTCACAATTGACATGGTCGCCCAGCAGCA GCATGAAGCCGACCTGGTAATTGCTGCAGCTCAACCACTGccagatgacgacgacgacctgaTCGAGTAG
- the LOC101755969 gene encoding uncharacterized protein LOC101755969, which produces MMRRVALLLLVCAAARAAAVVTDGLLPNGNFEEGPPKSALVNGTVVRGANAIPLWETSGFVEYIESGHKQGDMLLVVPQGAHAVRLGNEASIRQRLAVTRGAYYAITFSAARTCAQAERLNVSVSPEWGVLPMQTIYGSNGWDSYAWAFKAKFDTVTLVIHNPGVEEDPACGPLIDGVAIRALYPPTLVRGNMLKNGGFEEGPYFLPNASWGVLVPPNIEDDHSPLPAWMIVSSKAVKYVDAAHFKVPQGARAVELVGGRESALVQEVRTVPGWSYRLSFAVGDAGDGCTGSMVAEAFAARATVKVPYESKGTGGYKRAVLDFTAIANRTRVVFQSTFYHMKADGTLCGPLVDDASLVGLRKKPAAGRRLLL; this is translated from the exons ATGATGCGCCGCGTCGCGCTGTTGCTGCTCGtctgcgcggcggcgcgcgccgccgccgtcgtcaccgACG GGCTTCTTCCGAACGGCAACTTCGAGGAGGGCCCGCCCAAGTCGGCGCTGGTGAACGGCACGGTGGTGCGCGGCGCGAACGCCATCCCGCTCTGGGAGACGTCGGGCTTCGTGGAGTACATCGAGTCCGGGCACAAGCAGGGCGACATGCTCCTGGTTGTGCCCCAGGGCGCCCACGCCGTGCGCCTGGGCAACGAGGCCTCCATCCGCCAGCGCCTCGCCGTCACCCGGGGCGCCTACTACGCCATCACCTTCAGCGCGGCGCGCACCTGCGCGCAGGCCGAGCGCCTCAACGTCTCGGTGAGCCCCGAGTGGGGCGTGCTCCCGATGCAGACCATCTACGGCAGCAACGGCTGGGACTCCTACGCCTGGGCGTTCAAGGCCAAGTTCGACACCGTCACGCTCGTCATCCACAACCCCGGCGTCGAGGAGGACCCGGCCTGCGGCCCGCTCATCGACGGCGTCGCCATCCGCGCCCTGTACCCGCCCACGCTCGTCCGCGGGAACATGCTCAAGAACGGCGGGTTCGAGGAGGGGCCCTACTTCCTTCCCAACGCGTCGTGGGGCGTGCTCGTGCCGCCCAACATCGAGGACGaccactcgccgctcccggcgtGGATGATCGTGTCGTCCAAGGCCGTCAAGTACGTGGACGCCGCGCACTTCAAGGTGCCCCAGGGCGCGCGCGCCGTGGAGCTGGTGGGCGGGAGGGAGAGCGCGCTGGTGCAGGAGGTGCGCACCGTGCCTGGGTGGAGCTACCGCCTCTCCTTCGCCGTCGGGGACGCCGGCGACGGCTGCACCGGGTCCATGGTCGCCGAGGCCTTCGCGGCGCGCGCCACCGTGAAGGTGCCGTACGAGTCCAAGGGGACGGGAGGGTACAAGCGCGCCGTGCTGGACTTCACCGCTATCGCCAACCGCACCCGCGTCGTGTTCCAGAGCACGTTCTACCACATGAAGGCCGACGGCACGCTCTGCGGGCCACTTGTCGACGATGCCTCGCTCGTCGGGCTGCGCAAgaagcccgccgccggccgccgcctgctgctgtAA